A stretch of Aspergillus nidulans FGSC A4 chromosome VI DNA encodes these proteins:
- a CDS encoding mitochondrial 37S ribosomal protein MRPS28 (transcript_id=CADANIAT00009897) — protein MPPRISFQPSLKAFTGSSHVQSPLARLSLNPSKTSARAGSAESRERRRHDPFLMAQSRQRKAANLSRQQALAEERNASLGDPVHGRPTPFVEALKIHQAGTQESHPNHFITPDELDKAIDYSKHLTSPIENPNRATADPQLEKESAERHLEEDRNAREAISRIVDIRNGNTADQMRLRIQKCIETFGRHNTDKTLPPKPAAVPPEGATVHLQKTPRVGPDTGSPEVQVAILTAKILNLSRHLETTNKDKHNKRNLRLLVHKRQKLLRYLRKKERGGPRWKNLMDTLGLSDASWKGEISM, from the exons ATGCCTCCGCGCATTTCCTTCCAGCCTTCACTCAAGGCATTCACCG GGTCCTCACATGTTCAGAGCCCGCTTGCCAGACTATCTTTAAACCCGAGCAAAACGTCCGCCAGAGCTGGTTCCGCTGAATCGAGGGAACGCCGAAGACATGATCCTTTCTTGATGGCTCAATCGCGTCAGCGCAAGGCCGCGAATCtatcccgtcaacaagcCCTCGCAGAAGAGCGTAACGCCTCTCTCGGCGATCCCGTGCACGGAAGACCAACACCCTTTGTTGAAGCCCTGAAGATTCATCAGGCCGGTACACAAGAGTCACACCCCAATCACTTCATCACTCCGGATGAGCTTGACAAGGCTATCGATTACTCCAAGCACCTGACCTCCCCTATCGAGAACCCAAATAGAGCCACGGCAGACccgcagctggagaaggaaagtGCAGAAAGGCACCTTGAGGAGGATAGAAATGCCCGCGAAGCAATCAGCCGAATCGTTGATATCAGGAACGGAAACACCGCCGACCAAATGCGCCTTCGCATTCAGAAGTGCATCGAGACTTTTGGCCGACACAACACCGACAAGACGTTGCCCCCGAAGCCTGCGGCTGTCCCGCCAGAGGGAGCGACCGTTCATCTGCAAAAGACTCCCCGAGTCGGTCCCGACACCGGCTCTCCCGAAGTGCAGGTCGCAATCCTTACCGCAAAGATTCTGAATTTGTCTAGACACTTGGAAACTACTAACAAAGACAAGCACAACAAGCGCAACTTACGGCTTCTCGTTCACAAGCGACAGAAGCTACTCCGATATTTgcgaaagaaggaaaggggTGGTCCAAGGTGGAAGAATCTTATGGATACGCTCGGGTTGTCAGACGCTTCGTGGAAAGGCGAGATTAGCATGTAA
- the rps0 gene encoding 40S ribosomal protein uS2 (transcript_id=CADANIAT00009898) has product MAPSQLPPIFNPTPQDIEMLLAAQCHLGSKNLQVHMEPYLWKTRPDGVNVINVGKTWEKILLAARIIAAIDNPADICVISARPYGQRAVLKFASHTGATAIAGRFTPGNFTNYITRSFKEPRLIVVTDPRTDAQAIKEASYVNIPVIALCDTDSPTDFVDVAIPTNNKGRHAIGLIWWLLAREVLRLRGTLANREVDWDVVVDLYFYRDPEAEENKEVAEEKVASAEDVGAGAIESGFAAESWDAQGAAAPAAFAAAGATSWEADGGDWAASSAPAPGGENWAEAQPAEGAKW; this is encoded by the exons ATGGCCCcttctcaacttcctcccaTTTTCAACCCCACTCCTCAGGACATTGAGATGCTCCTCGCAGCTCAATGCCACTTGGGATCCAAGAACCTCCAGGTTCACATGGAACCCTACCTGTGGAAGACTCGCCCTGACGGTGTCAACGTTATCAACGTTGGCAAGACCTG GGAGAAGATCCTCTTGGCCGCCCGTATCATCGCCGCCATCGACAACCCTGCCGACATCTGTGTCATCTCTGCTCGTCCTTACGGTCAGCGTGCTGTTCTGAAGTTTGCCTCCCACACCGGTGCCACCGCCATTGCTGGTCGTTTCACCCCCGGTAACTTCACCAACTACATCACCCGCTCTTTTAAGGAGCCCcgcctcatcgtcgtcaccgACCCGCGCACCGATGCCCAAGCCATCAAGGAGGCCAGCTATGTCAACATTCCCGTCATTGCTCTCTGCGACACTGACTCCCCCACCGACTTCGTTGATGTTGCTATTCCTACCAACAACAAGGGTCGTCACGCCATCGGTCTGATCTGGTGGCTACTTGCCCGTGAGGTCCTCCGTCTCCGTGGTACCCTCGCCAACCGTGAGGTTGACTGGGACGTCGTTGTTGACCTTTACTTCTACCGCGACcctgaggctgaggagaacaaggaggttgctgaggagaaGGTTGCCAGCGCTGAGGATGTCGGTGCCGGTGCCATCGAGTCTGGCTTCGCTGCTGAGAGCTGGGATGCTCAGGGTGctgctgcccctgctgcTTTCGCGGCTGCCGGTGCTACCAGCTGGGAGGCTGACGGTGGTGACTGGGCTGCCAGCTCTGCTCCCGCCCCTGGTGGTGAGAACTGGGCTGAGGCTCAGCCTGCCGAGGGTGCCAAGTGGTAA
- a CDS encoding putative Rho-like small GTPase (transcript_id=CADANIAT00009899), translating to MPAMTNPQSREVLETPITVLLLGDAGCGKSTFLSGLKSIRNGKTGNEPIDILRDSDQPFVYEINFSKKSFTLEIYDTASPNQHWTTLQPDVVLLAFDISNRATLDGLKRWRSDIIRYFQRGEGERIPVMMMGLKRDLRKEEEGAIYPQETYRIAQELRCDRYAECSAVTGELMAQTFEDLARLAYQTTTAAGGQTEGGCLVIAYARVLLLLLRFAMQF from the exons ATGCCGGCAATGACAAACCCACAATCTAGGGAGGTACTTGAAACTCCAATCACAGTCCTGTTACTCGGCGACGCAGGGTGCGGCAAGTCGACTTTTCTATC GGGACTTAAAAGTATTAGGAACGGAAAGACAGGCAATGAGCCAATAGACATCCTTCGTGACAGCGACCAACCGTTCGTTTATGAGATTAATTTCTCCAAGAAATCTTTCACGCTAGAGATTTACGACACGGCGAGTCCGAATCAGCATTGGACGACGCTCCAACCGGACGTTGTGCTCCTCGCTTTTGATATTTCGAATCGGGCGACGTTGGATGGTTTGAAAAGG TGGCGGAGCGACATCATCCGCTACTTTCAGCGGGGAGAAGGCGAGCGCATCCCCGTTATGATGAtggggttgaagagggatttgaggaaggaggaggagggtgctATATATCCGCAAGAG ACGTATAGAATCGCGCAGGAGCTTCGCTGCGATCGATATGCGGAATGCTCAGCTGTTACCGGGGAGCTCATGGCGCAGACATTTGAGGACCTTGCGAGACTTGCCTACCAGACtactactgctgctggcggacaAACGGAGGGAGGGTGCCTCGTTAT CGCCTACGCCCGTGTGCTCTTACTACTCTTACGGTTTGCGATGCAGTTTTAG
- a CDS encoding pseudouridine synthase DEG1 (transcript_id=CADANIAT00009900), which translates to MWRFQLKPLFVLSQVNPSRIFCRHRHLGLSKLDSLRAGIMSGNAPPQGPLAGQSQQAQKEQQQPAQIQEVQEQQNPDYSTWSTTSLIERITELERQLHSRNAEYKPAPSASTSTPTKTQAHLDKQKEVPRWLATGKYDPDDITHTPAVRPPKQPKKMDPSQYNFRFIALKFAYLGQRYQGLEHANNNPTALPTIEEEMWKALMRTRLIFPTDMGDEDVPDRKAKRKEIEPFNISWEGCEYSKAGRTDRGVSAFGQVIGLKVRSARPKRKEPKPAQVSNDTAETTRETVADEDWDDIADELPYISLLNKALPEDIRVLAWCPNPPEDFDARYSCRERHYKYFFTQPAFSPTPGPLGLLPRKGDAPPKYREGWLDIDAMREAAKYFEGVHDFRNFCKVDTSKQIENFERIIYRADIELLDPRNSPLGYVNRPEFSALNYPDTDSLTQKPAGSVPPGCQVYVFNLQGSAFLWHQVRHMVGILFLVGQGLESPSVVRELLDVTKNPRKPMYEMASDAPLVLWNCVFPAKDSETREDALEWVYAGDTRQARSEYAKGSGKYGVGGVVDDLWAVWRQRKMDEILAGALLDLVVQQGDQNAMRTGNIKNLEREKQNKVHRVFGGANEGKAKGQYLPLAQKRKMDTVEVQNARYLAAKQRRTDKKDKGGGAE; encoded by the coding sequence ATGTGGAGATTTCAGTTGAAACCCCTGTTCGTCTTGTCTCAAGTCAATCCAAGCCGTATATTCTGCCGACATCGCCACTTGGGCCTTTCAAAACTCGACTCTCTTCGTGCAGGTATCATGTCCGGCAATGCCCCCCCCCAGGGCCCGCTCGCAGGCCAGAGTCAACAAGCGCAGAAAGAACAACAGCAGCCGGCTCAGATACAagaggttcaggaacagcagAACCCGGACTACTCAACTTGGAGTACGACCAGCCTCATTGAACGGATTACAGAGTTAGAACGCCAACTGCATTCCCGGAATGCGGAATACAAACCCGCGCCATCCGCGTCCACCTCCACGCCGACAAAAACGCAAGCGCATTTAGACAAACAAAAAGAAGTCCCTAGATGGCTCGCGACGGGAAAATATGACCCCGACGACATTACGCACACCCCGGCTGTGCGACCTCCTAAACAACCGAAGAAAATGGACCCCTCACAGTACAACTTCCGCTTCATCGCATTAAAATTTGCATACCTGGGGCAGCGATATCAGGGTCTCGAGCATGCGAACAACAATCCAACGGCTTTGCCGacgattgaggaggagatgtGGAAGGCGCTCATGAGGACGAGGCTGATTTTCCCAACGGATAtgggggatgaggatgttcCCGATCGAAAggcaaaaaggaaagaaattGAGCCGTTTAACATTAGTTGGGAGGGGTGTGAGTACTCCAAGGCGGGAAGGACGGATCGTGGAGTTAGTGCTTTTGGCCAGGTTATTGGGCTTAAGGTTCGCAGTGCTCGGCCGAAGCGAAAGGAGCCAAAGCCTGCTCAAGTATCGAATGACACTGCGGAAACTACACGTGAAACGGTGGCGGATGAGGACTGGGATGATATTGCGGATGAGCTACCCTACATCAGCCTGCTGAATAAAGCACTTCCAGAGGATATTCGCGTGCTGGCATGGTGCCCAAATCCACCAGAGGATTTTGATGCGCGTTACTCCTGTCGTGAGCGTCACTACAAGTATTTCTTCACGCAACCCGCATTTTCCCCGACACCGGGCCCTCTTGGGCTTCTTCCACGGAAGGGTGATGCGCCTCCAAAGTATCGAGAGGGGTGGCTAGACATCGATGCTATGCGTGAAGCTGCTAAGTATTTTGAGGGCGTGCATGACTTTCGCAACTTTTGTAAAGTTGATACAAGCAAGCAAATTGAAAACTTCGAGCGAATCATATATCGTGCCGACATCGAGCTACTTGATCCCAGGAACAGCCCGTTGGGATACGTGAATCGGCCGGAATTCAGCGCATTAAACTACCCTGACACAGATTCTTTGACCCAGAAACCTGCAGGCTCAGTGCCTCCTGGATGTCAGGTATATGTGTTCAATCTGCAAGGCTCCGCTTTTTTGTGGCATCAAGTAAGACACATGGTTggcattctctttcttgttggCCAAGGACTGGAGTCACCATCAGTCGTGCGCGAATTGCTCGACGTGACGAAAAACCCGCGCAAACCGATGTACGAGATGGCATCTGATGCCCCGCTAGTTCTTTGGAATTGCGTCTTTCCAGCAAAGGACAGTGAGACGCGAGAGGATGCCCTGGAATGGGTCTACGCTGGAGATACCAGACAGGCAAGGAGCGAGTACGCCAAAGGGTCGGGGAAATACGGCGTGGGCGGCGTGGTCGATGACCTCTGGGCTGTTTGGCGGCAACGCAAAATGGACGAAATTCTGGCCGGCGCACTGCTAGACCTAGTAGTTCAACAAGGTGATCAGAATGCTATGCGAACCGGAAACATCAAGAATCTAGAGCGTGAAAAACAGAATAAGGTGCACAGAGTCTTTGGTGGAGCAAACGAGGGCAAAGCTAAGGGGCAATATCTCCCTCTCGCgcaaaagaggaagatggataCTGTTGAAGTCCAGAACGCAAGATACCTCGCGGCAAAGCAGCGGAGAACGGACAAAAAGGACAAAGGGGGTGGAGCAGAATGA
- a CDS encoding ribose phosphate diphosphokinase subunit prs3 (transcript_id=CADANIAT00009901) → MVRNIVVIGGTSHPQLTQTICDILGIPPADVLLSKFSVGETRVEIKESVRGKDVYILQSGGGKVNDHLLELLITISACKTASARRVTAVLPLFPYSRQSDIPYNKSGAPLVKSSLEGKGASNGYTFESTPTTPHPGKLEVGNPINGVSIDNLQKSLAKAQLEESSGSPVKKRLPNGLSRSDTMESLKSDSSKSTLPNGLLDDSQDKINKFEPRPGYKQWVAQAGTLVADLLTCAGADHVITMDLHDPQYQGFFDIPVDNLYGRPLLKNYIMRNIANYKEAVVVSPDAGGAKRATAIADSMGMEFALIHKERRPTRITDRQNATMMLVGDVKDRTAILIDDLADTSNTITRAAKLLKKEGASQVYALVTHGILSGDAIDRINASALDKVVVTNSVSQTEHLRRCPKLEVLEVGHVFAEAIRRVHHGESISALFQYE, encoded by the exons ATGGTTCGAAATATCGTCGTCATTGGGGGCACTTCCCATCCTCAACTGACTCAGACGATTTGCGATATACTCGGGATTCCTCCAGCCGACGTGTTGCTGTCAAAGTTTTCTGTCGGTGAGACAAGGGTTGAAATCAAAGAATCCGTACGTGGAAAGGATGTCTACATTCTTCAGTCTGGTGGTGGAAAGGTGAACGACCATCTTTTGGAGTTGCTTATCACTATTTCGGCATGCAAAACTGCGTCTGCTCGAAGAGTCACCGCTGTTCTCCCGCTCTTTCCATACTCTCGCCAGAGTGATATTCCTTACAACAAATCGGGAGCTCCTCTAGTCAAATCATCGCTTGAAGGAAAGGGCGCTTCCAACGGGTATACCTTCGAGAGCACCCCTACAACCCCCCATCCCGGGAAGCTCGAGGTCGGAAACCCGATAAATGGAGTCAGTATTGATAACCTACAAAAGAGTCTGGCAAAGgctcagctggaggagtCTTCTGGTAGCCCTGTCAAGAAACGCCTACCCAACGGGCTTTCTCGCAGTGACACTATGGAATCTTTGAAGTCGGACAGCAGCAAGTCCACGCTTCCGAACGGCCTCTTAGATGACAGCCAAGACAAAATTAATAAATTTGAACCGCGTCCTGGATATAAACAGTGGGTGGCTCAAGCAGGTACTCTCGTGGCTGACTTGCTCACTTGTGCTGGCGCGGATCACGTTATCACGATGGACCTGCATGATCCCCAATACCAAGGCTTCTTTGATATTCCTGTTGATAACCTCTACGGCCGACCCCTTCTCAAGAACTATATTATGCGCAACATCGCCAACTACAAAGAAGCCGTTGTTGTGAGCCCAGACGCTGGTGGCGCCAAGCGGGCAACTGCGATTGCGGACTCCATGGGCATGGAATTCGCTCTGATCCACAAG GAACGCCGTCCCACGCGGATCACAGACCGTCAGAATGCAACTATGATGCTGGTTGGAGATGTTAAGGATAGGACAGCGATCCTGATTGACGATCTTGCTGATACGTCAAATACTATCACCCGAGCTGCCAAACTTTTGAAAAAGGAAGGTGCTTCGCAAGTCTACGCTCTGGTGACTCACGGAATCTTGAGCGGTGATGCGATCGACCGTATCAATGCCAGCGCTCTAGACAAGGTCGTCGTAACCAACAGCGTATCTCAGACAGAGCACTTGCGCCGATGCCCCAAGCTGGAAGTCTTGGAGGTCGGCCACGTTTTCGCAGAG GCTATCCGTCGCGTCCACCACGGCGAGAGTATCAGTGCGCTTTTCCAGTACGAGTAA
- a CDS encoding H(+)-transporting V0 sector ATPase subunit d (transcript_id=CADANIAT00009902), with amino-acid sequence MEGLFFNVNSGYIEGIVRGYRNSLLNGQHYSNLTQCETIDDVKLQLAPAYGDFLGALPPNPSTSALAGKMTDKLVAEFRYLLAQATGSTARFLEYLTYGYMIDNVALLITGTLHERDTRELLERCHPLGWFETLPVLCVATNIEELYNSVLVETPLAGFFKGSLSHQDLDELNIEIVRNTLYKNYLEDFYKFVTTHPDFKGTPTQEVMAEILEFEADRRAINITLNSFGTELSKPERRKLYPEFGKLYPEGSLMLSRADDIEAVSLAVSISADYKAFFDAVGLTQGGGGLGGMGGSDGKSLEDLFYQKEMEMSKLVFTRQFTPAIVYAWMRLKEQEIRNVTWISECIAQNQKERIGNFISVF; translated from the exons ATGGAGGGCCTCTTTTTCAACGTCAATAGCGG CTATATCGAGGGGATTGTCCGTGGATATCGGAACAGCTTGCTTAACGGGCAACACTATTCAAATCTGACACAATGTGAGACTATTGATG ATGTTAAACTGCAGCTGGCTCCTGCATATGGCGACTTTCTCGGAGCTCTTCCTCCCAACCCCTCCACCTCTGCCCTGGCTGGCAAGATGACCGACAAGCTTGTTGCCGAGTTCCGGTACCTCCTCGCACAGGCCACAGGGTCTACCGCAAGATTCCTAGAGTACCTCACATACGGCTATATGATCGATAACGTCGCTTTACTCATCACCGGAACGCTGCACGAACGTGACACTCGGGAGCTTTTGGAGCGGTGCCACCCCCTTGGATGGTTCGAAACCTTACCCGTACTGTGCGTCGCGACGAATATCGAAGAACTATATAACTCTGTGCTGGTCGAAACtccgctggctggctttttcAAGGGCAGCCTAAGCCACCAGGACTTGGACGAACTCAACATTGAGATTGTGCGGAACACACTGTACAAGAACTACCTGGAAGACTTCTACAAATTTGTCACCACACATCCAGACTTCAAGGGAACGCCAACACAAGAAGTAATGGCGGAAATTCTTGAATTCGAGGCGGATCGACGTGCTATTAACATCACACTGAACTCTTTCGGCACGGAGCTCTCTAAGCCTGAGCGGAGGAAGCTCTACCCCGAATTCGGCAAATTATATCCCGAAGGGTCACTGATGCTTTCTCGGGccgacgatattgaagctGTCTCGCTGGCCGTCAGTATATCCGCGGACTACAAGGCATTCTTCGATGCCGTCGGTCTCACCCAAGGCGGAGGTGGTCTTGGCGGCATGGGTGGCTCTGATGGAAAGAGCCTGGAGGATTTATTCTATCAAAAGGAAATGGAGATGAGCAAGCTCGTTTTCACCCGACAGTTTACTCCTGCTATAGTATACGCCTGGATGCGGCTAAAGGAACAG GAAATTCGCAATGTCACCTGGATCTCTGAGTGTATTGCCCAAAACCAGAAGGAGAGAATCGGAAATTTCATATCCGTCTTCTGA
- the nop58 gene encoding RNA-processing protein NOP58 (transcript_id=CADANIAT00009903) produces the protein MTLFILTETSAGYALLKAKDKKLLKRDDLATEASTAEGVSNLLKLKSFQKFDSATAALEEVASVVEGKVTPRLASLLDEIKDEKKVSLAVADPKLGNAIGKLPGLDISLIADSTTADIYRAIREHLPTLIPGLLPQDMSTMSLGLSHSLARHKLKFSPDKIDTMIVQAIGLLDDLDKELNNYAMRVKEWYGWHFPELAKILNDNIAYSRLVLKMGMRSNFENADLAEILPEEIEAAVKAAADRSMGTEISEDDLENIQALAEQVVGFSEYRSQLAGYITARMNAIAPNLTALVGDLVGARLIAHAGSLTNLSKSPASTLQILGAEKALFRALKTKHDTPKYGLIYHASLIGQATGKNKGKMARVLAAKASLGLRVDALAEWDDDVTEEDKAALGTEARFNLERKLAALEGKPLKPRGVAIGPDGASAQPGKFNINEARKYNPDADAVDQDKATPSKKMLVQEVQDEEMADADSDEEPAANGVDSDSSDEETSKKSKKSKGSEIEKLAEKAGLSVKRYKRKLERGEIQFDAAGNPSAISKKDIKKAKKEAKKEAKKASKGDDKEKKRKRSDETEDTDGKKKKKKRDD, from the exons ATGACGCTTTTCATCCTGACCGAGACGAGTGCGGGCTATGCCCTGCTCAAAGCTAAGGACAAGAAGCTTCTGAAGCGAGACGATCTTGCTACCGAGGCTTCTACGGCAGAGGGTGTTTCCAATCT GctcaagctgaagagcttccagaagTTCGACAGCGCCACAGCAGCCCTCGAGGAAGTCGCCTCTGTTGTTGAAGGAAAGGTCACCCCTCGCCTGGcaagccttcttgatgaaatcaaggatgagaagaaggtctCACTGGCCGTAGCTGATCCTAAGTTGG GAAATGCCATTGGCAAGCTTCCCGGTCTTGATATTTCATTAATTGCCGATTCCACAACGGCCGACATCTACCGTGCCATTCGTGAACATCTGCCTACGCTGATTCCTGGTCTTCTCCCCCAAGACATGTCCACCATGTCTCTGGGTCTTTCTCACTCTCTTGCCAGACATAAGCTCAAATTCTCTCCCGACAAGATCGACACTATGATCGTGCAAGCTATTGGTCTGCTGGACGACCTTGACAAAGAACTAAACAACTACGCTATGCGTGTGAAGGAATGGTATGGCTGGCATTTCCCTGAACTCGCCAAGATCCTCAACGACAACATCGCCTACTCGCGACTCGTTCTTAAAATGGGTATGCGGTCCAATTTTGAGAACGCCGACCTTGCAGAGATCCTCCCTGAAGAAATTGAGGCGGCTGTGAAGGCCGCGGCAGACAGGTCTATGGGTACAGAAATCAGCGAGGATGACTTGGAGAACATTCAGGCCCTGGCTGAACAAGTCGTTGGTTTCTCTGAATACCGCTCCCAGCTTGCCGGCTATATCACTGCCCGTATGAACGCCATCGCCCCTAACCTTACCGCTCTTGTCGGTGATCTTGTGGGAGCCCGGCTCATCGCCCATGCCGGTAGCTTGACCAACCTCTCCAAGAGCCCTGCCAGTACTCTTCAAATTCTCGGTGCCGAGAAGGCTCTCTTCCGTGCTCTAAAGACTAAGCACGACACACCCAAGTACGGTTTGATCTACCATGCCTCTCTGATCGGCCAGGCGACTGGAAAGAACAAGGGTAAAATGGCGAGAGTGCTCGCTGCGAAGGCATCTCTCGGTCTCCGTGTCGACGCCCTCGCCGAATGGGACGACGATGTCACCGAGGAGGACAAGGCTGCCCTTGGTACAGAGGCCCGGTTCAACCTGGAGCGCAAGCTGGCCGCATTGGAAGGCAAGCCCCTCAAGCCTCGTGGCGTTGCTATTGGTCCCGACGGCGCCTCTGCCCAACCCGGCAAGTTCAACATCAACGAAGCTCGAAAATATAACCCTGACGCGGACGCCGTGGATCAGGATAAGGCTACTCCTTCCAAGAAAATGCTCGTTCAGGAGGTTCAGGACGAAGAAATGGCTGATGCTGATTCCGACGAGGAACCCGCCGCTAACGGGGTAGACTCAGACTCTTCTGACGAAGAGACGTCCAAGAAATCtaagaagagcaagggctCAGAAATCGAGAAGCTAGCCGAGAAGGCCGGGCTAAGCGTCAAACGGTACAAGCGCAAGCTAGAACGCGGCGAGATTCAGTTCGACGCCGCCGGTAACCCCAGCGCCATAAGCAAgaaggacatcaagaaggccaagaaggaggccaagaaggaggccaagaaggcgTCCAAGGGcgatgacaaggagaagaagcgcaagcgatCAGACGAGACCGAAGACACGGACggtaaaaagaagaagaagaagagggatgaTTAA
- a CDS encoding uncharacterized protein (transcript_id=CADANIAT00009904) — protein MRIINPQDATLTNIEVLSYLTANPPRRPPTAPPGVNQKHFIPSPDLRDHNTVVKEIHNYASRLAPHLLRYPTSSATATSSKPGSGKERRKDALDHALRELVTRLQPYGLTKGEVLMIVNLGVGISTAAGVAGAAAEGGVEDGFEGVGAERMDVDEGDPKPENGEGVEQEGAEGQVDGKADGEGGEGEGDAGDYGALALIDTIIEEREQRLSDENVVEILAIVRETLGAATS, from the exons ATGCGG ATAATAAATCCCCAAGATGCAACACTAACAAATATCGAAGTACTCTCATACCTCACTGCAAATCCGCCACGACGGCCCCCGACCGCTCCACCAGGCGTTAATCAGAAGCATTTCATTCCGAGCCCCGACTTGCGCGACCACAATACCGTCGTCAAGGAGATCCACAACTACGCCAGCCGTCTTGCACCGCATTTATTGCGCTACCCAACATCTTCAGCTACAGCTACGTCGAGTAAACCGGGATcagggaaggaaaggaggaaggatGCGCTTGATCATGCGCTCAGAGAGCTTGTCACTAGATTACAGCCGTACGGGCTGACGAAAGGGGAGGTCCTTATGATTGTTAATCTGGGGGTGGGAATATCTACTGCTGCCGGTGTCGCCGgtgctgcggctgagggTGGGGTTGAAGATGGGTTTGAGGGAGTGGGAGCGGAAAGAatggatgttgatgaagGTGATCCTAAGCCTGAAAATGGGGAAGGGGTCGAGCAAGAGGGGGCTGAAGGTCAGGTTGATGGTAAGGctgatggagagggaggagagggcgaaggagatgCAGGCGACTACGGTGCTCTGGCGTTGATTGATACAATAATTGAAGAACGCGAGCAGAGATTGAGTGATGAGAATGTGGTGGAGATTTTGGCGATCGTTCGGGAGACGTTGGGTGCCGCTACCTCATAG